A stretch of the Bacillota bacterium genome encodes the following:
- a CDS encoding phosphodiester glycosidase family protein: protein MRYRKCKWLSLVTALLIVLVSAGTVCAQEAEVIYRESKIQPVAPGVTYETTWQFTPAGWLRFHVIRADITNPNVRSDLLLGENGLAVTERLSDMAAETKAVAAINGDFFFGRGSGAPLGPVVTGGELLSSPSLRQDLAVFGLRADRGATVGSLSFQGQVKSDAGPHFPLAGWNKPGDSYHELHGFDSHWGEATPAAVPAGSMAAIIRNGVVAELVPATGGVTMAAGEQVLIGAQAAAEFLQSYLTLGSRVEIDLSTVPSWEEFAWTVGGGTVLIRDGRIVPFTHEVKGNNPRSAVGISADGRQLILAAVDGRQEESRGLSQTEWAAVLLKLGCYQALNLDGGGSTTVLARRPGESSAAVVNKPAEIRERSVSNGIGIFSKAPQGEL, encoded by the coding sequence TTGCGCTACAGAAAGTGTAAATGGTTATCACTGGTTACAGCGTTACTTATCGTGCTGGTATCTGCAGGCACGGTGTGTGCTCAGGAGGCCGAGGTTATTTACAGAGAGAGCAAAATACAACCTGTGGCCCCTGGAGTTACCTACGAAACGACTTGGCAGTTCACCCCGGCCGGATGGTTACGATTTCATGTTATCAGGGCCGATATTACTAACCCTAACGTTCGCAGCGACTTACTATTAGGGGAAAATGGTCTCGCTGTGACCGAACGTCTCAGTGACATGGCGGCTGAGACCAAAGCCGTAGCGGCCATAAACGGTGATTTCTTCTTCGGCCGCGGCAGCGGGGCACCGTTGGGGCCGGTGGTGACGGGCGGGGAGCTTCTGTCCAGCCCTTCCCTACGCCAAGACCTGGCTGTGTTTGGTCTCCGCGCCGATAGGGGTGCCACTGTCGGCAGCCTATCGTTTCAGGGGCAAGTTAAGTCTGATGCCGGTCCCCATTTTCCCTTGGCCGGTTGGAACAAGCCTGGGGATAGCTACCATGAGTTACACGGTTTTGACAGCCATTGGGGAGAGGCTACGCCGGCTGCAGTTCCGGCAGGCAGCATGGCCGCCATCATCAGAAACGGCGTGGTGGCAGAATTAGTGCCGGCCACTGGCGGGGTAACTATGGCGGCGGGAGAACAGGTTCTTATCGGTGCTCAGGCAGCAGCGGAGTTTCTCCAATCGTACCTTACTCTCGGTAGCCGGGTGGAGATTGATCTGTCTACTGTTCCGTCCTGGGAGGAATTTGCCTGGACAGTGGGCGGCGGTACGGTACTGATTAGAGACGGGCGGATTGTACCCTTTACCCACGAAGTAAAAGGGAACAACCCCCGCAGCGCCGTAGGTATTAGTGCCGATGGCCGTCAGCTAATTCTAGCCGCTGTGGACGGGCGGCAGGAGGAAAGCCGGGGGCTGTCTCAAACTGAATGGGCCGCTGTGCTTCTGAAGCTCGGTTGCTATCAGGCTTTGAACTTAGACGGCGGCGGCTCCACCACGGTTCTGGCGCGCCGCCCCGGGGAGAGTAGTGCGGCGGTGGTGAACAAACCGGCCGAAATTAGGGAGCGTTCGGTCAGCAACGGCATCGGCATTTTCAGTAAGGCGCCTCAGGGGGAGCT